From Syngnathus scovelli strain Florida chromosome 14, RoL_Ssco_1.2, whole genome shotgun sequence, one genomic window encodes:
- the trmt61a gene encoding tRNA (adenine(58)-N(1))-methyltransferase catalytic subunit TRMT61A isoform X2, which produces MSFAEYSEEIRDGDVAIVYLGHESMMPVKVRHGGQTQTRYGAIRHSADLIGQRYGAKVTCSKGGWVHVLHPTPELWTVTLPHRTQILYSTDIATITLMLELKPGSVVCESGTGSGSLSHAILRSIAPTGHLHTVEFHQQRAQKAEEEFAEHRVDHLVTVTCADVCKDGFGVAGVADAIFLDIPSPWEAVPHAKIALKAHGGRVCSFSPCMEQVQRTCQALLAHNFEEVETLEVVLRVHEVRTVSMPLPDFGPDAPATPQAPPLPASNHATVSLKTTTPPREMPAHTGYLTFATKPRT; this is translated from the exons ATGAGTTTTGCAGAGTATTCGGAGGAGATCCGCGACGGCGACGTGGCCATTGTGTACCTGGGCCACGAGTCCATGATGCCGGTGAAGGTGCGGCACGGGGGCCAGACACAGACGCGCTACGGCGCCATTCGCCACTCGGCCGATCTGATCGGCCAGCGCTACGGCGCCAAGGTGACTTGCAGTAAAGGGGGTTGGGTGCACGTGCTGCACCCCACACCCGAGTTGTGGACCGTCACGCTGCCACACCGCACGCAGATCCTCTACAGCACCGACATCGCCACCATCACGCTCATGCTGGAGCTCAAGCCAGGCTCCGTCGTCTGCGAGTCTG GTACGGGCAGCGGGTCTTTGTCTCACGCCATTTTGCGCAGCATCGCACCGACGGGCCACCTTCACACGGTGGAGTTCCACCAACAGCGCGCCCAAAAGGCAGAGGAGGAGTTCGCCGAGCACCGCGTGGACCACCTGGTCACCGTCACCTGCGCCGATGTCTGCAAGGACGGCTTCGGGGTGGCGGGCGTGGCTGACGCCATCTTTCTGGACATCCCCAGCCCCTGGGAGGCCGTGCCACACGCCAAGATCGCCCTCAAAGCGCATG GAGGTCGCGTGTGCTCGTTCTCTCCGTGTATGGAACAAGTCCAGAGGACATGCCAGGCTTTGTTGGCTCACAACTTTGAGGAGGTGGAAACCTTGGAGGTGGTGCTGAGAGTTCACGAGGTCCGCACCGTCTCCATGCCACTTCCCGACTTCGGGCCCGACGCCCCGGCCACCCCTCAGGCCCCGCCCCTTCCCGCCTCCAATCACGCCACCGTCTCCTTGAAGACGACCACGCCGCCTCGCGAGATGCCTGCCCACACCGGGTACCTTACCTTCGCCACCAAACCCAGAACATAG
- the trmt61a gene encoding tRNA (adenine(58)-N(1))-methyltransferase catalytic subunit TRMT61A isoform X3 has translation MSFAEYSEEIRDGDVAIVYLGHESMMPVKVRHGGQTQTRYGAIRHSADLIGQRYGAKILYSTDIATITLMLELKPGSVVCESGTGSGSLSHAILRSIAPTGHLHTVEFHQQRAQKAEEEFAEHRVDHLVTVTCADVCKDGFGVAGVADAIFLDIPSPWEAVPHAKIALKAHAGGRVCSFSPCMEQVQRTCQALLAHNFEEVETLEVVLRVHEVRTVSMPLPDFGPDAPATPQAPPLPASNHATVSLKTTTPPREMPAHTGYLTFATKPRT, from the exons ATGAGTTTTGCAGAGTATTCGGAGGAGATCCGCGACGGCGACGTGGCCATTGTGTACCTGGGCCACGAGTCCATGATGCCGGTGAAGGTGCGGCACGGGGGCCAGACACAGACGCGCTACGGCGCCATTCGCCACTCGGCCGATCTGATCGGCCAGCGCTACGGCGCCAAG ATCCTCTACAGCACCGACATCGCCACCATCACGCTCATGCTGGAGCTCAAGCCAGGCTCCGTCGTCTGCGAGTCTG GTACGGGCAGCGGGTCTTTGTCTCACGCCATTTTGCGCAGCATCGCACCGACGGGCCACCTTCACACGGTGGAGTTCCACCAACAGCGCGCCCAAAAGGCAGAGGAGGAGTTCGCCGAGCACCGCGTGGACCACCTGGTCACCGTCACCTGCGCCGATGTCTGCAAGGACGGCTTCGGGGTGGCGGGCGTGGCTGACGCCATCTTTCTGGACATCCCCAGCCCCTGGGAGGCCGTGCCACACGCCAAGATCGCCCTCAAAGCGCATG CAGGAGGTCGCGTGTGCTCGTTCTCTCCGTGTATGGAACAAGTCCAGAGGACATGCCAGGCTTTGTTGGCTCACAACTTTGAGGAGGTGGAAACCTTGGAGGTGGTGCTGAGAGTTCACGAGGTCCGCACCGTCTCCATGCCACTTCCCGACTTCGGGCCCGACGCCCCGGCCACCCCTCAGGCCCCGCCCCTTCCCGCCTCCAATCACGCCACCGTCTCCTTGAAGACGACCACGCCGCCTCGCGAGATGCCTGCCCACACCGGGTACCTTACCTTCGCCACCAAACCCAGAACATAG
- the trmt61a gene encoding tRNA (adenine(58)-N(1))-methyltransferase catalytic subunit TRMT61A isoform X1 — MSFAEYSEEIRDGDVAIVYLGHESMMPVKVRHGGQTQTRYGAIRHSADLIGQRYGAKVTCSKGGWVHVLHPTPELWTVTLPHRTQILYSTDIATITLMLELKPGSVVCESGTGSGSLSHAILRSIAPTGHLHTVEFHQQRAQKAEEEFAEHRVDHLVTVTCADVCKDGFGVAGVADAIFLDIPSPWEAVPHAKIALKAHAGGRVCSFSPCMEQVQRTCQALLAHNFEEVETLEVVLRVHEVRTVSMPLPDFGPDAPATPQAPPLPASNHATVSLKTTTPPREMPAHTGYLTFATKPRT, encoded by the exons ATGAGTTTTGCAGAGTATTCGGAGGAGATCCGCGACGGCGACGTGGCCATTGTGTACCTGGGCCACGAGTCCATGATGCCGGTGAAGGTGCGGCACGGGGGCCAGACACAGACGCGCTACGGCGCCATTCGCCACTCGGCCGATCTGATCGGCCAGCGCTACGGCGCCAAGGTGACTTGCAGTAAAGGGGGTTGGGTGCACGTGCTGCACCCCACACCCGAGTTGTGGACCGTCACGCTGCCACACCGCACGCAGATCCTCTACAGCACCGACATCGCCACCATCACGCTCATGCTGGAGCTCAAGCCAGGCTCCGTCGTCTGCGAGTCTG GTACGGGCAGCGGGTCTTTGTCTCACGCCATTTTGCGCAGCATCGCACCGACGGGCCACCTTCACACGGTGGAGTTCCACCAACAGCGCGCCCAAAAGGCAGAGGAGGAGTTCGCCGAGCACCGCGTGGACCACCTGGTCACCGTCACCTGCGCCGATGTCTGCAAGGACGGCTTCGGGGTGGCGGGCGTGGCTGACGCCATCTTTCTGGACATCCCCAGCCCCTGGGAGGCCGTGCCACACGCCAAGATCGCCCTCAAAGCGCATG CAGGAGGTCGCGTGTGCTCGTTCTCTCCGTGTATGGAACAAGTCCAGAGGACATGCCAGGCTTTGTTGGCTCACAACTTTGAGGAGGTGGAAACCTTGGAGGTGGTGCTGAGAGTTCACGAGGTCCGCACCGTCTCCATGCCACTTCCCGACTTCGGGCCCGACGCCCCGGCCACCCCTCAGGCCCCGCCCCTTCCCGCCTCCAATCACGCCACCGTCTCCTTGAAGACGACCACGCCGCCTCGCGAGATGCCTGCCCACACCGGGTACCTTACCTTCGCCACCAAACCCAGAACATAG
- the trmt61a gene encoding tRNA (adenine(58)-N(1))-methyltransferase catalytic subunit TRMT61A isoform X4 produces the protein MSFAEYSEEIRDGDVAIVYLGHESMMPVKVRHGGQTQTRYGAIRHSADLIGQRYGAKVTCSKGGWVHVLHPTPELWTVTLPHRTQILYSTDIATITLMLELKPGSVVCESGTGSGSLSHAILRSIAPTGHLHTVEFHQQRAQKAEEEFAEHRVDHLVTVTCADVCKDGFGVAGVADAIFLDIPSPWEAVPHAKIALKAHGKHTQEVACARSLRVWNKSRGHARLCWLTTLRRWKPWRWC, from the exons ATGAGTTTTGCAGAGTATTCGGAGGAGATCCGCGACGGCGACGTGGCCATTGTGTACCTGGGCCACGAGTCCATGATGCCGGTGAAGGTGCGGCACGGGGGCCAGACACAGACGCGCTACGGCGCCATTCGCCACTCGGCCGATCTGATCGGCCAGCGCTACGGCGCCAAGGTGACTTGCAGTAAAGGGGGTTGGGTGCACGTGCTGCACCCCACACCCGAGTTGTGGACCGTCACGCTGCCACACCGCACGCAGATCCTCTACAGCACCGACATCGCCACCATCACGCTCATGCTGGAGCTCAAGCCAGGCTCCGTCGTCTGCGAGTCTG GTACGGGCAGCGGGTCTTTGTCTCACGCCATTTTGCGCAGCATCGCACCGACGGGCCACCTTCACACGGTGGAGTTCCACCAACAGCGCGCCCAAAAGGCAGAGGAGGAGTTCGCCGAGCACCGCGTGGACCACCTGGTCACCGTCACCTGCGCCGATGTCTGCAAGGACGGCTTCGGGGTGGCGGGCGTGGCTGACGCCATCTTTCTGGACATCCCCAGCCCCTGGGAGGCCGTGCCACACGCCAAGATCGCCCTCAAAGCGCATGGTAAGCACACG CAGGAGGTCGCGTGTGCTCGTTCTCTCCGTGTATGGAACAAGTCCAGAGGACATGCCAGGCTTTGTTGGCTCACAACTTTGAGGAGGTGGAAACCTTGGAGGTGGTGCTGA
- the trmt61a gene encoding tRNA (adenine(58)-N(1))-methyltransferase catalytic subunit TRMT61A isoform X5: protein MSFAEYSEEIRDGDVAIVYLGHESMMPVKVRHGGQTQTRYGAIRHSADLIGQRYGAKVTCSKGGWVHVLHPTPELWTVTLPHRTQILYSTDIATITLMLELKPGSVVCESGTGSGSLSHAILRSIAPTGHLHTVEFHQQRAQKAEEEFAEHRVDHLVTVTCADVCKDGFGVAGVADAIFLDIPSPWEAVPHAKIALKAHGKHTEVACARSLRVWNKSRGHARLCWLTTLRRWKPWRWC from the exons ATGAGTTTTGCAGAGTATTCGGAGGAGATCCGCGACGGCGACGTGGCCATTGTGTACCTGGGCCACGAGTCCATGATGCCGGTGAAGGTGCGGCACGGGGGCCAGACACAGACGCGCTACGGCGCCATTCGCCACTCGGCCGATCTGATCGGCCAGCGCTACGGCGCCAAGGTGACTTGCAGTAAAGGGGGTTGGGTGCACGTGCTGCACCCCACACCCGAGTTGTGGACCGTCACGCTGCCACACCGCACGCAGATCCTCTACAGCACCGACATCGCCACCATCACGCTCATGCTGGAGCTCAAGCCAGGCTCCGTCGTCTGCGAGTCTG GTACGGGCAGCGGGTCTTTGTCTCACGCCATTTTGCGCAGCATCGCACCGACGGGCCACCTTCACACGGTGGAGTTCCACCAACAGCGCGCCCAAAAGGCAGAGGAGGAGTTCGCCGAGCACCGCGTGGACCACCTGGTCACCGTCACCTGCGCCGATGTCTGCAAGGACGGCTTCGGGGTGGCGGGCGTGGCTGACGCCATCTTTCTGGACATCCCCAGCCCCTGGGAGGCCGTGCCACACGCCAAGATCGCCCTCAAAGCGCATGGTAAGCACACG GAGGTCGCGTGTGCTCGTTCTCTCCGTGTATGGAACAAGTCCAGAGGACATGCCAGGCTTTGTTGGCTCACAACTTTGAGGAGGTGGAAACCTTGGAGGTGGTGCTGA
- the ckba gene encoding creatine kinase, brain a yields the protein MPFGNTHNEMKLRYTSAQEFPDLSQHNNHMAKVLTPDIYDKLRARKTPSGFTLDDVIQTGVDNPGHPFIMTVGCVAGDEETYEVFKELLDPVIKDRHGGYKPSDKHKTDLNADHLQGGDDLDPNYVLSSRVRTGRSIRGFCLPPHCSRGERRAVEELSIQALASLSGDLKGKYYALKNMTDAEQQQLIDDHFLFDKPVSPLLLASGMARDWPDARGIWHNDNKTFLVWVNEEDHLRVISMQKGGNMKEVFQRFCTGLTKIESLFKDRGHAFMWNEHLGYVLTCPSNLGTGLRAGVHVKLPNMSKHAKFEEVLKRLRLQKRGTGGVDTAAVGGVFDISNADRLGFSEVELVQMVVDGVKLLVDMEKKLEKGQPIDDLTPTQK from the exons ATGCCGTTCGGTAACACGCACAACGAGATGAAGCTGCGCTACACGTCGGCGCAGGAGTTCCCGGACCTGAGCCAGCACAACAACCACATGGCCAAGGTGCTGACGCCCGACATATACGACAAACTGCGGGCCAGGAAGACTCCCAGCGGCTTCACGCTTGATGACGTCATCCAGACTGGCGTCGACAACCCTG GCCATCCGTTCATCATGACTGTGGGCTGCGTGGCGGGCGACGAGGAAACCTACGAGGTGTTCAAGGAGCTCCTGGACCCAGTCATCAAGGACCGCCACGGAGGCTACAAACCTTCCGACAAGCACAAGACTGACCTCAACGCCGACCACCTCCAG ggtggcGACGACTTGGACCCCAACTACGTGCTGAGCTCTCGGGTGCGAACGGGCCGTAGCATCCGTGGATTCTGCCTGCCGCCGCACTGCAGCCGCGGTGAACGCCGAGCAGTAGAGGAGCTCTCCATCCAAG CTCTGGCGTCGCTGAGTGGTGACCTGAAGGGGAAGTACTACGCCCTGAAGAACATGACTGACGCCGAGCAGCAGCAGCTGATTGACGACCACTTCCTCTTCGACAAGCCCGTCTCACCACTGCTGCTGGCGTCCGGGATGGCCCGTGACTGGCCTGATGCCAGGGGCATCTG GCACAATGACAACAAGACCTTCCTGGTGTGGGTGAACGAGGAGGACCACCTGCGGGTCATCTCCATGCAGAAGGGGGGCAACATGAAGGAGGTCTTCCAGCGGTTCTGCACCGGACTCACCAAG ATTGAGAGTTTGTTCAAGGACCGCGGCCACGCCTTCATGTGGAACGAGCACCTGGGCTACGTCCTGACGTGCCCGTCTAACTTGGGGACGGGCCTGCGCGCCGGCGTCCACGTCAAGCTGCCCAACATGAGCAAGCACGCAAAGTTCGAGGAGGTCCTCAAGCGCCTTCGTCTGCAGAAGCGAGGAACTG GCGGCGTGGATACGGCGGCGGTCGGCGGCGTATTTGACATCTCCAACGCCGACCGTCTTGGTTTCTCAGAGGTGGAGCTGGTCCAGATGGTGGTGGATGGTGTGAAGCTGCTGGTGGACATGGAGAAGAAGCTGGAGAAAGGCCAGCCCATTGATGACCTAACACCGACGCAAAAGTAG